The following is a genomic window from Acidiphilium acidophilum.
GCCCGAAGTAACGAAACGCCCTGCGCTGTAGCATAAGCGGACAAAGTGGGAACGTTGACTGGTTGGGATGGAGGTTTTCTGCGGGTTTGAGCGGAGAGCGCGGTTCTGAGGCCGGAACCGCGCGATGACGGAAAACACCTGTTTTCCGTCGGTGGTCCGAGACCTGCCGAAAAGTCCCAGATTTTGTGCCGAATCATGTACGGAAAACATAGTCGGAATGGCATGATATACGGAAACCGTCTCGAAGGGGATTTCCGTACATGCTGATCGGCTACATGCGCGTCTCGACCGACAATGACCGACAGGTGCTCGACCTGCAACGCGACGCCCTGCTCGGAGCCGGGGTCGATGAGCGGCATCTGTTCGAGGATCGTGCCGGGGGCAGCCGGCGCGACCGGCCGGGCCTCGCTGCGGCACTGGCCTATCTGAAATCCGGCGATTGCCTCGTGGTCTGGAAGCTGGACCGGCTCGGCCGGTCGCTGCCGCATCTTCTGGAGACGGTGAACAGCCTTAGGGCGCGTGGCGTCGGCTTCCGGTCGCTGACCGAGCAGATGGACACCACGACGCCGCAGGGGGAATTCCTGTTTCATGTCTTTGGCGCTCTGGCGCAGTTCGAGCGTTCGCTGATCCAGGAGCGTGTGCAGGCAGGTCTGGCGGCCGCCCGTCGGCGGGGCAGGCGTGGTGGCCGACCGATGGCGATCGATGCCGAGAAGCTGGCGGCGGTGATCGCGGCGCTGGACGCTGGTGCCACGAAAGCGTCGGTCTGCCGCACTTTCGGCATTTCGCGGAGTACGCTGGTCGACTCTCTGGCACGGATCGGCTGGTCTCCTGCCCTCAACAGGCAGGAGGGAGGGACCAGTGGGTCATCGACGGATATTGACCGGGGAACAGATCGCACAGCTGTTCGACCCGCTGACTGATCGACGCGGCATAATTCGTCACTACACGCTGTCTGCTGCGGATCTTGCAATGATCCGGCGCGGGCGGGGCGATCATCACCGTCTCGGTCTGGCTCTCATGCTCTGTTACCTGCGGTATCCCGGCCGGCCGCTCCATGCCGGCGAGATACCCGATCCTGCCCTGGTCTCGTTCGTCGCCACACAGATCGACGTCTTGCCGGATTCCCTCGGTGCTTATCTGAGGGTGGATCAAAATCGACGCCGGCATTCGGCGGCATTGCAGGATCGCCTCGGGTTGCGGCCATGGGGGCCGCGCGTGGCGGCAGACCTTGCCGACTGGCTGCTGGCGCATGCACTGGAAGCCGACCGGTTGGTCGATCTGGCGGCTTTGGTGCTGGAAGAGTGCCGCGGTCGCGGGATTCTTCTACCGCCCCCGGCGCGCCTCGAGCGGCTCTGCATCGAGGTTCGATACCGCGCGCGCCGGGAAATCGAGCGTCGGCTGACCGAGGGTCTGTCCGCCGATCAGCGGCGTCGGCTGGATGCGTTGACGGAGCGGCGCCTGGACACCAGCCAGAGCTGGCTGGCCTGGCTTCGCCAGATCCCGGAATCGGCAAAGCCGGCGTCCATGCTCGGGGTGATCGAGCGGTTGGAGCACATCCGGGCAATCGATATCGATCCGGCGCGCGGTCACCGGATCAATCAATCCCGGCTCGCCCAGCTTGTTCGCGAGGCCGGCCGGACCACGGTGCAGCATGTTGCCGGCTACGAGCGCCGGCGCCGGCATGCCGTGCTCACCGCGATCGATCTCGATCTGTCGGCCCGCCTGACGGATCAGGCGATCACTCTGTTCGAGCGGCTGATCGGCGCGATGTTCCGCAAGGCGGAAGGCCGACATGCCCGGGCGTTCCAGGCCGAAGGCCGGGCGATCAACGAGAAGGTCCGGCTTTATGCGAGGATTGGCGCCGCCCTGATGGCTGCGCGCGCCGGCCAGGGCGATCCCTTCGCGGCGATTGACAAGGTGATACCCTGGGACCGGTTCTGCTCGACCGTTATGGAAGCGGAAACTCTGGTTCGTTCGGAAGATTTCGATCCCTACGAGGTGCTGAGCGAACATTATGCCGGCATTCGGCGCTGGGCGCCGGCGTTTCTGGCCACTTTCGAGTTTCAGGGTGTTCCCGCCGCGGCGTCGTTGATGCGCGCGATCGCCATGCTGCGCGCCATGAACAGCGCGGGAGCCTCGACGCTGCCCAAGTCAGCGCCGACCGCCTTTGTCCGGCCGCGCTGGGCGCGGCATGTCCTCACGGCACACGGCATCGACCGGCGTTATTACGAACTCTGCGTCCTGGCGGAATTGCGCCAGCGCCTTGCTGCCGGCGATGTCTGGGTTACCGGCAGCCGGCAATACCGGGCCTTCGAGGAGCGGTTGATCTCCAGGGAGACGCTGCAGGTCCTGCAGAAAGCGTCCGGCATTCCGGTTGCCATCGAGACTGACTTCGATCGCTTTATCGAGACCAGGCGGACCTGGCTGGATGCGCGGCTGGCCGAGGTCGACGCCCGTGCCCGGGGCGGGCTGCTTCCCGATGTGACGATCGAGAAGGGCG
Proteins encoded in this region:
- a CDS encoding recombinase family protein gives rise to the protein MLIGYMRVSTDNDRQVLDLQRDALLGAGVDERHLFEDRAGGSRRDRPGLAAALAYLKSGDCLVVWKLDRLGRSLPHLLETVNSLRARGVGFRSLTEQMDTTTPQGEFLFHVFGALAQFERSLIQERVQAGLAAARRRGRRGGRPMAIDAEKLAAVIAALDAGATKASVCRTFGISRSTLVDSLARIGWSPALNRQEGGTSGSSTDIDRGTDRTAVRPAD
- a CDS encoding Tn3 family transposase; the protein is MGHRRILTGEQIAQLFDPLTDRRGIIRHYTLSAADLAMIRRGRGDHHRLGLALMLCYLRYPGRPLHAGEIPDPALVSFVATQIDVLPDSLGAYLRVDQNRRRHSAALQDRLGLRPWGPRVAADLADWLLAHALEADRLVDLAALVLEECRGRGILLPPPARLERLCIEVRYRARREIERRLTEGLSADQRRRLDALTERRLDTSQSWLAWLRQIPESAKPASMLGVIERLEHIRAIDIDPARGHRINQSRLAQLVREAGRTTVQHVAGYERRRRHAVLTAIDLDLSARLTDQAITLFERLIGAMFRKAEGRHARAFQAEGRAINEKVRLYARIGAALMAARAGQGDPFAAIDKVIPWDRFCSTVMEAETLVRSEDFDPYEVLSEHYAGIRRWAPAFLATFEFQGVPAAASLMRAIAMLRAMNSAGASTLPKSAPTAFVRPRWARHVLTAHGIDRRYYELCVLAELRQRLAAGDVWVTGSRQYRAFEERLISRETLQVLQKASGIPVAIETDFDRFIETRRTWLDARLAEVDARARGGLLPDVTIEKGVLRITPIEKSTPPEAEALAAKLYATLPRIRITDLLTEVAGWTGFLDCFTHLRTGEAAADPRVLMAGLLADGLNLGLTRMAEACSIASLGQLAWTADWHIRDETYALALRRLVEHQSREPLAALFGSGTASSSDGQFFRAGGSGRDASRINAHYGPEPGLKFYTHLSDRYAPFHTRVIAATASEALHVLDGLLDHHGDAPPRQHRHHTDGGGVSDHVFALCALLGYVFAPRIPDLKDRRLYSFARPAAYPTLAPMIAGRINVDLIRAHWPDLLRIATSIRTGTVSASVILRQLAAYPRQNAVAAALRELGRLERTLFTLDWLEDPGLRRESSHELNKGEARNSLARAVFIHRLGEIRDRTFENQTHRASGLNLLVTAIILWNTRYLAQAIQALRQVEDVPGTLLRHLSPIGWEHVNLTGDYIWSANQKSTENHAGLRPLRPIPDTTTHAA